AGATGTTTTGTATGAGATAAGATTTTAAATTCAAACAAAGTTGTACctatatatttagttttgctTTTAGAAGGGGTTGCTCTTGAAACAGATTCAATATTTGATATTAATATTCAGTCATTCGAACAGCAACAAATATTTACAGTCTCATTAACGGTCTGGATATTAAAGGAGGTACCGTGTATGGTTAAATGTGAGACAGTGACAGCATGAATTGCTGAAAGTACTTTAAATGGTGCTTTGAGAGGAATGGTTCTGTTGGagaaatacaaatgtgtgcaaTTGAACTTTGAATGTGCAGCAATCAACAACCTTTATTGCTTGTTTGTGGGACTTAGTCATAATGCATGATACACTACAAGGTTATATTAGTGTCATTAATAACTAGAAATGTACTTTTCTTGAGCAAATCTAATTTGAAATGTTCCAGAAACACAGGTATGTGAGGAGGCGCGGTGTATAATACGACTTAAGACGTTTTTCTGCATTCGCACTttttcacacacccacacacggACCAACGTCAGAAGGAGTGTGAGGCTCGTGGTTAAAGGAGTTTTGTTCCAACAATGTCTTTCagccccatgaggtgagattgGTTTGTGAACAGTCTCCATGCTGCCCCTGTgagagatgaacacacacacacacacacacacacacacacacacacacacaagactgaGGATAGATGGTTTTAACAAAGGGAACTATAGGGACCCACGAGCAGCCTGACAGGACTTCAGAAAATGATGTGGATGTTCTatttgttgtgtatgtgtgagtgtgagtcaTTGTCATACACATTGGTGCACAAACATAGATGGTGTTTAAGCTGCTGCTCATCACCATAAACACTTTGTTCTATCCGTGTCTTGTCttgcctttttttccctttctctgcAGAACCAAGGTCTTCCCCAGAGACAGACGCCTGACCCAtttaaacagaaagagagaaagacagaaagagagaacaagaaagagtgaggtgcacacacacacacacacacacacacacacacaaagtatacACAcgcaaagacacacacacacacacacacacacacacacacacacacacacacacacacacacatgttaatGATTAAAAACTGAATTCCATCTGCTCCATCTTTGTATTTGGAAAAGACTAAAAAATGACCAGTGTGCATATCGTTTGtcgaacacacacacgtgctcagacacatacacactcacagactCGGGACAATATAAATGTTCTAATCATCCTCCATAgtgcactcacactcacacacactttaatgatCGATTTCTGTGTCTAAATCACTAAATGAATGATCTTTTCTTTGGCTCTTAAGCGAGGTTCATTAAAATCGTCTTATGCTGAGTGCTGGCCCTCTCGCTGTttcactccttcactctttctctcattctctctcaacggcactcttaacacacacacacacacacacacacacacacacacgcatgaaGACTCGTGATGCACATTTGGCTATCCTCGGCTTAAAATCTGCACTGATCTAGATTACTACAACAAGATCTCTCTTGTTTTTAGGATCCAAGATCCCCATCGGAGAATGACACCCCTGTGTGTCCTTCGTGTTTCGACATGAACCTAGGTGAAATCTGCTGACGCGCTTTGCCATGACTTTTGAAATGAATGCGGCACTGCTGCCACCTAGTGTAATGGTTATCAAAGTGGGGCCCACAATGTACAGACTAAAGGTcctcagtttattttatttattttaagtatatTATGAGGATAAACTGATAAATTCTGTCTATTTGGGTTTTATAATCAGAGTTCCAAATGACCAGTCGCTGTTGAAGGAGAAGTTAAAGGAGATGAAACTTGAGCTCATAACTTAAAATCAGTAAGAAATAGTCGCATCTGTATAACAGTAAAGGAAAAATTCAGAGAATTTGATGAAATTTGATGTCATTTCAGTATAGAATTGTATATAGTGGTTTCTACACATTTCAGATTCCTGCAGTTATTTATCagatatttgtttgtattttccaaaattaaacattaataactTGTACAACTGTATCATTGTAATCTGACGttttctgccatctgtttcAATGCTGCTACACATTGTGTTTTCTACACAAATTTACTGATTGTacagcatttttatatttaatacataacttagtttattttaaatttcttattaatttcattattttaaatttattaaatgtaagataagataaacctttattcgtggggaaatttctatagGTGTATAAGCATTAAAAATTCTTTCTTCTAGAATgtctataattatttttaatattattattattattattatacaagaTTCTCTAATGTCAGCATTTTGTACCTCATAGGTATAGCTGTATTAAAACATTGTGACCCAGGAAACTCACTGGAATGAGGAGTTTTGTGATTTCTtaggaaaataaaaagctaaaagaAAGGCAGAAGAGAAATAATAGTATTATatagtaattattatatttgtatttatttatgttcctCTTATTACTTATTTCACATATGTTCTATAAAAATTGAATTAGGatgcaatgaaataaaataaatacctaATAAATGGAAGGGGAAGAGGAATGAAACACTTCAGGACACAGTTTTTGGAAGATAAATCAGTTTCTGAGTGGTAACAGTATCACCACTTCCTATTGAGACGCTAAATTGCATCAACTCATTGATTATATTAACAGAAAAGCATAAGAAATCGAcgtttttttattccttatttaaGAACCATTGAATCTAATTTGTTTTGTTCATGTTGATTGTATAACTACATTATTCTCCATGTTGTATTATCAAGAAAGTACAACACAAAAACCCCCAAATCCATTTGGAATGTAACTTTATTGCAAAACATGCTTCAGTTTTATGGAATGTGCTAAAACATGATTAACACTGAAAACAGCAATCACAATGCAAAACCCTTCAATATTCCCTAAACACTTTTTATaccgttgtttttttttgttgttgtttgtatgttttttacaatttaagAAACCAGGTGTTACATTTGTCCACGTATGAACATCAGTTTGCATTTAGTCACACAAAGAAAAACTCAAATCAACTATATAACAATGAACAGCAGTATGTATcgatgtatataaaaaaatccttgtCAGATAGATGGAGATAAAGTGGCTGTGTGCGCCAAATCTTTTACAAACTTTTAAAAACCTCGCATCGTACAAAAACTAGTCGGCGTTCATAACGGGATAAATATTTCTCGTCAAAAATCCTTCCCACGTATGAATCAGTGTGATTGTTCTCAGGACTGTGCTGGTAATCAGTGCTTGATTTGCAAGTGTtgttaaaatgcttttaaatgaaAGCTGACAGGCTGCATATCAAACCTCATTGTGTTCTTTCAAACGCAGCAAATCAAAAGTGCAACTGTCTCGTACTTTCTCAGTTCACTTTGTCAAATACACTTAAagatctctcttttttttgtttatcagaAAATATCAAAAGTCAGTATCATTGAAAAACATTCTGACTGACCTTACATATAGGTCTGAGGTAATTCCTTGCTCGATGTCTGTGCTAGCATGAACCTTTGCTCACTATGATGGTTTGTTTAAGACAAATATGGCGGGTTTTAGATCTTCTTGACCGAGTTGTTATGGGCAGCTTAGCCACAGATATGTGGATTCTTAGAACAGGAATACAATCATGTGCAATAGTGGAAAGCAGGCTTGATGCATGTTTCCTCACTGCTTTAAGACAGAATGTGTGTcagtattattttaaatcaattaaacaaGCTACCACATTTTCATGACAGCATGGTTAAGACTTAGCAAGTTGCCATTATATCTTAATTAGCTCCAAGAacaaaattgatttttttccccccctgatATTTCATTCAGGGCCATCTGTCTATAACAGATATTTGCCagtaaaacattaaacaaaataatgagATTAAATTCAGTTGTTATTCAGGATGAAGCTGTCCAGGTTTCAAATGCATTTCCTTCTGTGAGAATCCCAGAATTGCTCGATTACGTTCTCTAGAAGAAGGTGAACGAgaatatttctgaaataaaacaaacgGTTTTAATtccttttacagaaaaaaaaaaaaaaaactgtactaTGATTATATTGCAAAAATTCCTCCTAAACGTATTTTTAATGGTGAATTCTCGTACTTAAGGACATGGTGGTTGAGCAGTTTTTAAAACAGCATCAATGTGAATCAATACAGAACAATTGTTCACATTGTGTTGTACAGATACCcatttaatattgaattaatCAGAGCACCAACTATTGGCTCtattaaacaaacacattttgctGTAGAACTGTGTTTGTGTAGTCACGTTCACTCTTTATGCTTTGAGTCGACGAATGCTTAGCTGTCATTTTTTTAACCTTAAGATCAAAAGAACCTGGTTTGTAAAGATTGTGTGGTatctaaaacaaaaatcaagtcagtgtcaggaaaagaaaaatggtaAACACTAGAGTAGGCCGGGGTCGGTCTCCATGTGCTGatactgaaaaaaatgaaacgtACATTTCAAACAATTTTTCTAAGATTGTAGGAATGCTTGtgcttattttaaatgttaggTGTGAACAGGTTTTTAAACTTCTTGTCTAAaggaattgtaaaaaaaaaggctgcgGATAAAACGCTGTATACAGCAGCAATAACTCTACCGACACTGTGTATTACTTTACAGAAGAGTAAACTTGTAGATGGTATTTTTAGTACAGCATTTACTGTTTCTGTCGAAAGAAAACACAATCAAACTACTAAATTCAGTAACCGATAATAGATGAAAAGcaaaaacataagaaaaaaataccCAAAAGCGttcacttctttctctctgtccatctgtcttaCTATTAAAGCTTTTGATGACAGGCTTGATGGTAGCTGGTGGCATTCACAATACTGAACATATCCCTTCTTACAAAGGACAAGAAATTACTCAGAGGGCACAGGGGCTCAGTGGAATGGCGGTCGTGGTCACGGCAGAAGGCTGTCTCGAAAGTCAAGTCCTCTCCGTTATAGAGAACGCGCACAAAAGTGTTTGCCACACCTCCTTGTGGTCCCTTGGCCTTTGATTCCGGACTCTTCCAAAGCTCAAACACTAAGCGAGCAGCAAAACGTGGAAACCCTGCCCCCTCCAGGCCAAGGGCGCTTAGCACTGGTGCCATGCTAATGTCATGGGCGGAGGCCAGGGCGAACACGGGCTCGTTCTTGCCGCGAGCAGCATTCTCCATGCGTACCGCTGTCCGATTCAGGAAAGGATGCGCGGCGAGCACGGCAAAACGCCGATAAATCCCCGCCTCCTTCCGCTCCCGCTCGTCATCTCTCTGCTGCTGGCGAATCACAGAAAAGTGCTGCAGTGTTAGACACCCCCCCTTTTCAGATGCAGGAAAGGAATGTGAGCTGGCGCAGGGAAACGGCAGGGCGTGGCAAAAGTGGCACAGCAGCGCGTCTATGGGATTGGAAGCCCGCATCGTGCGTGTGGCCACGCCCAGTGCCTTTCCCATATCCACATAGGTGCGCTCGAGTTCGGCATTAGCGGCGCGAAGGCGGTACTGGCGATGCTGCTCCTCATCCAGAAAGAGGTTCCGTTCTGGACAGTCACACCGTGAGCCACAGAACATGGTGCTCCTCTGCTGCCGTACCGTCACTTTTGACCAATCGAAATTGGGCAGGAAACCATAGAGCAGAGCCAAACCGCTCTGCAGGGTGCGGCTCTTAGCGGTCGTCTCCACCCACAACTTCTGCGATGACCAATCAGGAGGAAGCAGCTTGTGGTGCTTGAGGTACGCTTGGCGCAAGATCTCACCGTTTTTTAAATGCTGGACCACACCTGAGAAAGAgaggacatatatatatatatatatatatacatatatatatatatatatatatatatatatatacatatatatatatatatatatatatatatatatatatacatatatatatatatatatatatatatatatatatatatatatatatatatatatatatatatatatatatatatatatatatatatatatatggatggatggatggatggatggatcatgATTAATGAGAGGAAGATAAAATGATACAAAGAAAACGAGAAAGTGTGAACAAACCTCTGGCAAACTATTCATGTGGACGCAAAATCATAAATTTGCACCTCATATAATTTTGTAAAGTACACTGTTCTAGATGATTGCAGATTAAACATTATTCACACTGGACatctgtgaagtgtgtgtgcgtgtgtgtgtgtgtgtgtgtgtgtgtgtgtttgtaggctTTGCTGCGATTAGCTACCTGTCTGTGTGAGCTCGCCAAGCTCACAGGTGCTATGATTGGGTACTCGGGCCAGTGAGCCCAATGATGCGTCCCAGTGACCGCGTCCACCCTGCGCCATGTGACTGATGAAGGAAGCCAGCAGGGGGTGAGAGGGCTTtctggagggaaagaaaaagtgtgagTAGACATGAgagcaaaaaataaagcaaGATGTATTAAGTCTCCTTTACCACTAGGGGGCAATAAAGCAGcactttgtaaataatttaatctGAAATTGCACTGGACCAAAGTTCAAGTTTGTGTGGGTGTTTAGAAACAAAAGGCACAAAAGAGGGTTTaaaggaaagagacagagagagagagagagagagagagagagagagagagagagactgaaaaatgagtttaaataaaatcataatttatgaatttaaatCTGTACCAAAAAGGTATATTAGGGAATTAGATAAATAAGTTTTCATAGTCCATCTGGCTTTGGTGAATGTGTGCAACAAAGCAGTGCGGGGGAGTTGAGAAAATTACAGTTACAGAGCATGAACTTTAATCTCTGTCGCTCGTTCAGACACACACcgcatacacaacacacaccacacacacacacaccacacaaaccacctgcacaccacacacacttccatTCACAGTATGTACGTTTCAGTTCTGCAAATATGAAAACGATAGAAACACTCTGACTTGCAGTGATCACTTGAGTGTTTTAAGTACAGAGTGTACAAAAGGGAGGTTGCAGCTCATTGGTGAAGACATTAGACTttagatcagaaggtcacaagttcatcccagcaccacctagctgctactgctgggcttTTGAGCAAGGCCGTTAAACCTCATCTGCTCAACTGTAgatcgctctggataatggtgtgtgccaaatgccatagatgtccaatgaaatgaaacacacacacacacacacacacacacacactttaaaatgaAATTTCCGTTGTGTTGCTTGAGGTACAAAACAGCTCTTAAACATCATTGATACAAACCAAGTGTGTAAAACAcgcatatataaaaatatttacatatataattataaaaacacgTGACTTtagttttagttatttttattatgcatCATTTTTCTGAGTCCTACCAAAAATCAGtgtgtctccaaaatgtccaagTAGTAATTTTGCTAATTTCAGGTATTTGCATAAATATGCTTACATATAGCAAACAGAAAGATATATGTGATTTGGCCTGTGTGCCACAGTAAGGCTgaaaaatatttctatataaaagaAAGGCTGAATAtcctcaggaaaaaaaacaccccaaaagaAAGGTTTGTGATTAAATTCTGACTGGCATTACTTTGGATGATAAAACATGTCTGAGATATAAGCAGACAAATACAGCTAGGATTAAAAAAGGTGAATGAACTAATCAAATCAGGGTGGAAAATAGAGTACAGGTGTAAAACAGTGAAAATTAGGAGCTTTACAGTATCTTGAATCTGGGATATTATTCAATTGTGTTATCAGTAgtagcattaataataataataataataataataataaaacctaaTCTAAATAATTGGGTAAGCCAGCTAAGTTAGTGGTATGACTGGAAATGTCTAATCTTGTCTGAGAAGCTTGCCTGTGAGGTGACAGTGTGCAGTCGATGGCTGGTCTCTTGGTCTGAGGGATGGGGTAAAGCGGGTACCGGTCCCCATGGCGAATCATCACCTGCACAAACAGCAGCTTGTAGTCCGCCAGGCTGTGACCTacaaacaagaaacaaacacaaGTTTGAGTCTGTGCTTATTATCCTGTCTGAACTCATAAATTCATTCCTATAAatttagttgtgtgtgtgcagaggtGTATAACCCACCCTCACGTGTGTGTTCTGTGCGATTAGGCAAGTTGCAGTATCGGTAAGCATCACTGATCGGGTCAAGCTCTGGTGGCTCTGTATGAACCGCAGCATTTACTCTCTTCCTGTTTTTGCCGAGAGTCCCATCTTCTGTCAACGGACTGGTTGGCATCGGTTGCACTGATAGAGGAAAGAGAAAGCAAGAACATGAGAGAAAAGAGTTTCATTTTCAATCTGTAGCACTTATCcagaaaaacacaacacatagATTCAGTCTGACTAAAGTCTCAGTGTACTGAGCTAACATTGCAGCTTTGTGTGAAGATCACGTCAGCATACCACTCATTTCTCACACACCCATTATAAACCCATgccttcttttttaaatgagtgTAACCTTCTATCCAAGACCGGTCTTTTTCAAAAGATATTGTGTTGCAACTTTGCATAGTGAATTTCCACTCGAAATTTTGAGATACACTATGCATACATATTAATTATACACTATGTTCTTTGAACCAAAACGTTAATCAATGAAGGTATGCTGTGTGAAGTAGCTCATTTCTAAAATGAAACATATGATCATTTTTTGCTCTTTAACACATTCCACCAAACCAATTAACTTTCCAGCCAAATCCATGCCCTCGTTGTAGGTGATCAAGTCACAGTGACTTGTCACTAATTTGAATAAAACTCTGAAAGTCCTTAGAGGATCTGGCATCATTTTAACAACAGTGTCTTGTAAGAATTATGGGCATTAGCAAAATAAATGGCATGCTGCCATCAGAAACTGGTCACCTGCTGCTTGCTGTATGATTTAAATttctaatttaaatacaaatttgatAAAATATCGGCTGTATGGAAAAacccatactgatagtttttccaggttgcttTACACAGTaggagagtggcctctagaagTAAATCACTAATGCCAaatcaaaaaacttttttttattcattttggatgaaactgtttatttatttgaagtgtaactttttgtttcagtttgaatgcatgtcttatattttacttttttaatatttactttattaattttACCACATTTTCAacactgtttttgtatttgttccTGTTCCTTTTAGTAATAAAGTTTTGTAATATTAT
The DNA window shown above is from Silurus meridionalis isolate SWU-2019-XX chromosome 12, ASM1480568v1, whole genome shotgun sequence and carries:
- the pxylp1 gene encoding 2-phosphoxylose phosphatase 1 isoform X1; translation: MLARNRFILLLVIGVVLAVLSFSIQYLQPMPTSPLTEDGTLGKNRKRVNAAVHTEPPELDPISDAYRYCNLPNRTEHTREGHSLADYKLLFVQVMIRHGDRYPLYPIPQTKRPAIDCTLSPHRKPSHPLLASFISHMAQGGRGHWDASLGSLARVPNHSTCELGELTQTGVVQHLKNGEILRQAYLKHHKLLPPDWSSQKLWVETTAKSRTLQSGLALLYGFLPNFDWSKVTVRQQRSTMFCGSRCDCPERNLFLDEEQHRQYRLRAANAELERTYVDMGKALGVATRTMRASNPIDALLCHFCHALPFPCASSHSFPASEKGGCLTLQHFSVIRQQQRDDERERKEAGIYRRFAVLAAHPFLNRTAVRMENAARGKNEPVFALASAHDISMAPVLSALGLEGAGFPRFAARLVFELWKSPESKAKGPQGGVANTFVRVLYNGEDLTFETAFCRDHDRHSTEPLCPLSNFLSFVRRDMFSIVNATSYHQACHQKL
- the pxylp1 gene encoding 2-phosphoxylose phosphatase 1 isoform X2, with the translated sequence MFSLKCTHTSKMPTYFQAHLILLLFVVQPMPTSPLTEDGTLGKNRKRVNAAVHTEPPELDPISDAYRYCNLPNRTEHTREGHSLADYKLLFVQVMIRHGDRYPLYPIPQTKRPAIDCTLSPHRKPSHPLLASFISHMAQGGRGHWDASLGSLARVPNHSTCELGELTQTGVVQHLKNGEILRQAYLKHHKLLPPDWSSQKLWVETTAKSRTLQSGLALLYGFLPNFDWSKVTVRQQRSTMFCGSRCDCPERNLFLDEEQHRQYRLRAANAELERTYVDMGKALGVATRTMRASNPIDALLCHFCHALPFPCASSHSFPASEKGGCLTLQHFSVIRQQQRDDERERKEAGIYRRFAVLAAHPFLNRTAVRMENAARGKNEPVFALASAHDISMAPVLSALGLEGAGFPRFAARLVFELWKSPESKAKGPQGGVANTFVRVLYNGEDLTFETAFCRDHDRHSTEPLCPLSNFLSFVRRDMFSIVNATSYHQACHQKL